From the Amblyraja radiata isolate CabotCenter1 chromosome 12, sAmbRad1.1.pri, whole genome shotgun sequence genome, one window contains:
- the LOC116978890 gene encoding sestrin-1-like isoform X2, with the protein MIISISEENDRSPENMAAGEYLNRCQRISRQINKAGGENDRAHLFVKALGSRSCLDGVVQLMGCHPQYLESFLKTQHYLLHMDGPLPFHYRHYIAIMAAARHQCLYLVEVHINQFLQVGGNPQWLQGLDCIPQRLRNLNEINKILAHRPWLITKQHIEDLLKIGEHCWSLAELVHGVVLLAHYHSLASFVFGCGISAEGGHEGGHILRPSSINNQCSGDATNGNGNIPDPSLVHRRRRSVDYSSDSECLVDRMQKFQAGKENEEEMPREETWIGSETEKDTSPPPVTRAPEDKPAPIPDLSCYVEDPEFGYPEFSRRSGEQLPVFRAQDYSWEDHGFSLVNRLYSDIGHLLDEKFRTVYSLKNGTMAKQRGCDCSVLKRGIWNYIHCMFGIRYDDYDYGEVNHFLERNLKVYLKTVTCYPEKTKSQMFERYWRQFKYSEKVRVNLLVLEARMQAELLYALHAITHYMIS; encoded by the exons ATCAACAAGGCGGGTGGAGAGAATGACCGGGCCCACCTGTTTGTGAAGGCACTGGGTAGCAGGAGCTGCCTGGACGGAGTTGTGCAACTCATGGGATGCCACCCCCAGTACCTGGAGTCCTTCCTCAAAACCCAACACTACCTGCTACACATGGACGGACCCCTCCCCTTCCACTACCGACACTACATTGCCATCATG GCCGCTGCTCGACACCAGTGCTTGTACTTGGTGGAGGTTCACATCAATCAGTTCCTCCAGGTGGGTGGTAACCCACAGTGGCTGCAGGGGCTGGACTGCATACCCCAGAGACTGAGAAACCTGAACGAGATCAACAAGATCCTGGCACACCGACCCTGGCTCATCACCAAGCAACACATTGAG GACCTGCTGAAGATCGGGGAGCACTGTTGGTCGCTGGCAGAGCTGGTGCACGGGGTTGTGCTTTTGGCTCACTACCACTCGCTGGCGAGTTTTGTTTTTGGCTGCGGGATAAGTGCTGAGGGAGGACATGAAGGTGGTCACATCCTGCGACCCTCCTCGATTAACAACCAGTGTTCCGGCGACGCCACCAACGGCAATGGCAACATCCCGGACCCCTCCCTGGTGCACCGCAGGAGAAGG TCAGTGGATTATTCCAGTGATTCCGAATGTTTGGTGGACAGGATGCAGAAATTCCAAGCGGGGAAGGAGAACGAGGAGGAGATGCCGAGGGAAGAGACGTGGATTGGATCTGAGACGGAAAAAGACACCAGCCCACCACCGGTAACTCGGG CTCCTGAAGATAAGCCTGCCCCAATTCCTGACTTGTCCTGTTACGTAGAAGACCCCGAGTTTGGTTATCCCGAATTTTCCCGAAGAAGTGGCGAGCAGCTTCCTGTTTTCCGAGCTCAG GATTATTCCTGGGAAGACCATGGCTTCTCGCTGGTGAACCGCCTGTATTCGGACATCGGCCACCTCCTCGATGAGAAGTTCCGCACTGTGTACAGTTTGAAGAATGGCACCATGGCCAAACAACGAGGGTGTGACTGCTCCGTGCTGAAGAGAGGCATTTGGAACTACATCCATTGCATGTTTGGCATTAG GTACGATGATTATGACTATGGTGAAGTGAATCATTTCCTGGAGCGGAATCTCAAGGTTTACTTGAAGACTGTGACTTGCTATCCAGAAAAAACAAAATCTCAAATGTTTGAGAGGTACTGGAGACAGTTTAAATACTCAGAAAAG GTTCGTGTGAATCTGTTGGTCCTGGAAGCTCGGATGCAGGCAGAGCTTCTCTATGCACTGCATGCAATAACCCACTACATGATCTCTTAG
- the LOC116978890 gene encoding sestrin-3-like isoform X1: protein MIISISEENDRSPENMAAGEYLNRCQRISRQERANRVSRPCSNGQNALIPEHEINKAGGENDRAHLFVKALGSRSCLDGVVQLMGCHPQYLESFLKTQHYLLHMDGPLPFHYRHYIAIMAAARHQCLYLVEVHINQFLQVGGNPQWLQGLDCIPQRLRNLNEINKILAHRPWLITKQHIEDLLKIGEHCWSLAELVHGVVLLAHYHSLASFVFGCGISAEGGHEGGHILRPSSINNQCSGDATNGNGNIPDPSLVHRRRRSVDYSSDSECLVDRMQKFQAGKENEEEMPREETWIGSETEKDTSPPPVTRAPEDKPAPIPDLSCYVEDPEFGYPEFSRRSGEQLPVFRAQDYSWEDHGFSLVNRLYSDIGHLLDEKFRTVYSLKNGTMAKQRGCDCSVLKRGIWNYIHCMFGIRYDDYDYGEVNHFLERNLKVYLKTVTCYPEKTKSQMFERYWRQFKYSEKVRVNLLVLEARMQAELLYALHAITHYMIS from the exons GAACGAGCAAACCGAGTGTCTCGACCGTGCAGCAACGGACAAAACGCATTGATACCCGAGCATGAG ATCAACAAGGCGGGTGGAGAGAATGACCGGGCCCACCTGTTTGTGAAGGCACTGGGTAGCAGGAGCTGCCTGGACGGAGTTGTGCAACTCATGGGATGCCACCCCCAGTACCTGGAGTCCTTCCTCAAAACCCAACACTACCTGCTACACATGGACGGACCCCTCCCCTTCCACTACCGACACTACATTGCCATCATG GCCGCTGCTCGACACCAGTGCTTGTACTTGGTGGAGGTTCACATCAATCAGTTCCTCCAGGTGGGTGGTAACCCACAGTGGCTGCAGGGGCTGGACTGCATACCCCAGAGACTGAGAAACCTGAACGAGATCAACAAGATCCTGGCACACCGACCCTGGCTCATCACCAAGCAACACATTGAG GACCTGCTGAAGATCGGGGAGCACTGTTGGTCGCTGGCAGAGCTGGTGCACGGGGTTGTGCTTTTGGCTCACTACCACTCGCTGGCGAGTTTTGTTTTTGGCTGCGGGATAAGTGCTGAGGGAGGACATGAAGGTGGTCACATCCTGCGACCCTCCTCGATTAACAACCAGTGTTCCGGCGACGCCACCAACGGCAATGGCAACATCCCGGACCCCTCCCTGGTGCACCGCAGGAGAAGG TCAGTGGATTATTCCAGTGATTCCGAATGTTTGGTGGACAGGATGCAGAAATTCCAAGCGGGGAAGGAGAACGAGGAGGAGATGCCGAGGGAAGAGACGTGGATTGGATCTGAGACGGAAAAAGACACCAGCCCACCACCGGTAACTCGGG CTCCTGAAGATAAGCCTGCCCCAATTCCTGACTTGTCCTGTTACGTAGAAGACCCCGAGTTTGGTTATCCCGAATTTTCCCGAAGAAGTGGCGAGCAGCTTCCTGTTTTCCGAGCTCAG GATTATTCCTGGGAAGACCATGGCTTCTCGCTGGTGAACCGCCTGTATTCGGACATCGGCCACCTCCTCGATGAGAAGTTCCGCACTGTGTACAGTTTGAAGAATGGCACCATGGCCAAACAACGAGGGTGTGACTGCTCCGTGCTGAAGAGAGGCATTTGGAACTACATCCATTGCATGTTTGGCATTAG GTACGATGATTATGACTATGGTGAAGTGAATCATTTCCTGGAGCGGAATCTCAAGGTTTACTTGAAGACTGTGACTTGCTATCCAGAAAAAACAAAATCTCAAATGTTTGAGAGGTACTGGAGACAGTTTAAATACTCAGAAAAG GTTCGTGTGAATCTGTTGGTCCTGGAAGCTCGGATGCAGGCAGAGCTTCTCTATGCACTGCATGCAATAACCCACTACATGATCTCTTAG